A single genomic interval of Streptomyces showdoensis harbors:
- a CDS encoding serine/threonine-protein kinase, which produces MEHSESTGTGLLLAGRYRLGESIGRGGMGKVWRAHDEVLHRVVAVKELTAGRFVAEADRLVLHARTQKEARAAARITHPGVVTVHDVLEHDDRPWIVMQYVDGPSLADETKESGPVEPREAARIGLHVLGALRAAHAAGVLHRDVKPGNVLLARDGRVLITDFGIAAIEGDSSITRTGELVGSIDYLAPERVQGGDPGPASDLWSLGATLYAAVEGSSPFRRTSPISTMQAVVTEEPPYPEKAGPLAPVIVALLRKDPAQRPQADEAGRMLLDAMEGRAPEAAQAYVPTQRVPAEDLAAAGTSTTTPLPVPHDDPAAGGAPAPEGQGPAPSPGATVPALPGASGASTGGRGRWRATLLAAVLAGLLAGGAVFAAMTHMGGQGDKKDDTPVTQATDKDGKDPAKGGVPAGWERVVDPEGFSLAVPKGWKRRMDGDQIDYTPDDGRHRIRISIDRSPDFENPYMHMLDLEKIVARRAEYRRIRLTQNTFRDQVDSAIWEFTWIEKQTFPGPRHAIDQVYYDDDGVEYALYMASPEESWERTREQFDIVKKYWRAPGPQ; this is translated from the coding sequence GTGGAACATTCTGAGAGCACCGGCACCGGACTTCTGCTCGCCGGCCGCTACCGGTTGGGCGAGTCCATCGGGCGCGGCGGCATGGGCAAGGTCTGGCGCGCCCACGACGAGGTGCTGCACCGCGTGGTGGCGGTCAAGGAGTTGACGGCGGGCCGGTTCGTGGCGGAGGCCGACCGGCTGGTCCTGCACGCCCGGACCCAGAAGGAGGCGCGCGCGGCGGCCCGGATCACCCACCCGGGCGTGGTCACCGTGCACGACGTCCTGGAGCACGACGACCGGCCGTGGATCGTCATGCAGTACGTGGACGGGCCCTCGCTGGCGGACGAGACCAAGGAGTCCGGCCCCGTCGAGCCCCGGGAGGCGGCCAGGATCGGGCTGCACGTCCTCGGCGCGCTGCGGGCCGCGCACGCGGCCGGGGTGCTGCACCGCGACGTGAAGCCGGGCAACGTGCTGCTCGCGCGCGACGGCCGGGTCCTGATCACCGACTTCGGGATCGCGGCGATCGAGGGCGACTCGTCGATCACGCGGACGGGTGAACTCGTCGGCTCCATCGACTATCTGGCACCCGAACGGGTTCAGGGCGGCGACCCGGGCCCCGCCTCCGACCTGTGGTCCCTGGGCGCCACGCTGTACGCGGCGGTGGAGGGCAGCTCGCCGTTCCGCCGCACGTCGCCGATCAGCACCATGCAGGCCGTGGTGACGGAGGAGCCGCCGTACCCCGAGAAGGCCGGCCCGCTCGCGCCGGTCATCGTGGCGCTGCTCCGCAAGGATCCGGCGCAGCGTCCCCAGGCGGACGAGGCCGGGCGGATGCTGCTCGACGCGATGGAGGGCCGTGCGCCGGAGGCCGCGCAGGCGTACGTGCCGACGCAGCGCGTCCCGGCCGAGGACCTGGCCGCCGCCGGGACGTCGACGACGACCCCGCTGCCCGTGCCGCACGACGACCCGGCGGCCGGCGGCGCTCCCGCGCCGGAGGGGCAGGGCCCGGCGCCTTCCCCCGGTGCCACCGTCCCCGCTCTGCCGGGCGCTTCCGGCGCTTCCACCGGAGGCCGGGGCCGCTGGCGCGCCACGCTCCTCGCGGCCGTCCTCGCCGGACTGCTCGCGGGCGGCGCGGTCTTCGCCGCGATGACCCACATGGGCGGCCAGGGCGACAAGAAGGACGACACGCCCGTCACGCAGGCCACGGACAAGGACGGCAAGGACCCGGCCAAGGGCGGCGTCCCGGCCGGCTGGGAGCGGGTCGTGGACCCGGAGGGCTTCAGCCTCGCCGTCCCCAAGGGCTGGAAGCGCCGGATGGACGGGGACCAGATCGACTACACGCCGGACGACGGACGCCACCGCATCCGCATCAGCATCGACCGGTCGCCCGACTTCGAGAACCCGTACATGCACATGCTCGATCTGGAGAAGATCGTGGCCAGGCGGGCCGAGTACCGGCGGATCCGGCTGACCCAGAACACCTTCCGCGACCAGGTCGACTCCGCGATCTGGGAGTTCACCTGGATCGAGAAGCAGACCTTCCCGGGACCCCGGCACGCCATCGACCAGGTGTACTACGACGACGACGGCGTCGAGTACGCCCTGTACATGGCCTCGCCGGAGGAGAGCTGGGAGCGGACCCGCGAGCAGTTCGACATCGTGAAGAAGTACTGGAGGGCCCCGGGACCGCAGTGA
- a CDS encoding protein kinase codes for MDDYAGRVLADRYRLPLPPADAYDLVETRAFDTYSGQEVRIRQVPLPEVVDAELVGDEPYTAPGRATRRPADPGVRRALEAAQAAAQIPDHPRLDQVFDVFAEAGSLWIVSEFVAATPLSELLAEAPLSPYRAAEIGSDLLTALRALHAHGWTHRNVTPRTVLVCEDGRVVLTGLAAGAAEEALCGYAPVPFPDEEELSFGPRPTAEEPEDDGYEPEFHEAEEIVSGDQRAELYGPGAGHGSGAWEPVPAYEPERVPGVLEASYAAEEASYRTDEASYATDESDYRPEYQAGPLDAPRAEPRDEPLDELQAGPQDEFDAGRDHAQDRTRDPQGFYGPDPAGTPYGPAAGPGRSDGAGARPESPAAPGVPVPGTPSAADVRAARAGAIAAYRAGARAAARLGETGALPAQRPAAPTPDSAPGTESGTDPAPGQPPVQPLAAPAPPALPAALPEPQWWARTDGDDDEDDEDDEGGGDGAAGGGGARPPRVYLAGTWSDGPHASRDGSRSVPAGGGALPALPAGYTAAAPAPPPASVPAPGGPRGGAAVYRGPVTRLAAERARQARIAVVGPVTERWAPEQAGPVHEHWRLAPPIGPATDLWALGALLYRAVQGHAPYPEDSAAELVQLVCAEPPAFAEECGPLRPVVESLLHQDPTERPDFEVLSGWLRSLVRSAPEPEAGTGVVPLPSPDAARLPIVRRRGELVRRRRGGAAGGRHRHRHAKGAVPRQGRAHDDAPAHEAPYARRPEDFQDDFRDDFHEEIPQRAARTTAAPRTSGSPRSLGRLLLLLILLLLGGAVAYAVLVMPGEDDGKGPSATPPPTGSTAPPASGKPSTTPTAEPTRPSATPTRTTAPPPASGPALAPGYVLRKDAEGFEVGVPRDWRRSPINDAGQVRYTGGDFTLIVVPGRDTVRANGADPMAYQRTKERELQPWRDSSWSSASGLRRIDVGRQAMAVGQFTWQDSTGREVFVRNLALIEGGRYHVVQVIGPENERDKVSEIYDQAVKAYRATR; via the coding sequence GTGGACGACTACGCGGGAAGGGTGCTCGCGGACCGCTACCGCCTGCCCCTGCCGCCGGCCGACGCGTACGACCTGGTCGAGACGCGCGCCTTCGACACCTACAGCGGGCAGGAAGTCCGCATCCGGCAGGTGCCGCTGCCCGAGGTCGTCGACGCCGAACTCGTCGGCGACGAACCGTACACCGCACCGGGCCGGGCCACCCGGCGCCCCGCCGACCCCGGCGTCCGGCGCGCTCTGGAGGCGGCCCAGGCCGCCGCGCAGATCCCCGACCACCCGCGCCTCGACCAGGTCTTCGACGTGTTCGCGGAGGCCGGTTCGCTGTGGATAGTGAGCGAGTTCGTGGCGGCCACCCCGCTGTCCGAGCTCCTCGCCGAGGCCCCGCTGAGCCCCTACCGGGCCGCCGAGATCGGCTCCGACCTCCTCACCGCCCTGCGCGCCCTGCACGCGCACGGCTGGACCCACCGGAACGTCACCCCCCGCACGGTCCTCGTCTGCGAGGACGGCCGCGTGGTCCTGACCGGCCTCGCCGCGGGCGCCGCGGAGGAGGCCTTGTGCGGCTACGCCCCGGTGCCCTTCCCGGACGAGGAGGAGCTGTCCTTCGGACCGCGCCCGACCGCGGAGGAACCCGAGGACGACGGGTACGAGCCGGAGTTCCACGAGGCCGAGGAGATCGTTTCCGGGGACCAGCGGGCCGAGCTCTACGGTCCGGGCGCCGGACACGGGTCCGGTGCCTGGGAGCCCGTGCCCGCCTACGAGCCGGAGCGAGTGCCCGGGGTCCTCGAAGCGTCCTACGCCGCCGAGGAAGCGTCCTACCGGACCGACGAAGCGTCCTACGCCACCGACGAGTCCGACTACCGGCCCGAGTACCAGGCAGGACCCCTGGACGCACCCCGGGCCGAGCCGCGGGACGAACCCCTGGACGAACTCCAGGCCGGACCCCAGGACGAGTTCGACGCCGGCCGGGACCACGCCCAGGACCGCACCCGGGACCCGCAGGGCTTCTACGGGCCCGATCCCGCCGGCACCCCCTACGGCCCCGCTGCCGGCCCCGGTCGCTCCGACGGCGCGGGCGCCCGGCCCGAGTCGCCCGCCGCGCCCGGCGTGCCCGTGCCCGGCACCCCGTCCGCCGCGGACGTACGGGCGGCGCGGGCCGGGGCCATCGCCGCGTACCGGGCGGGTGCCCGGGCCGCCGCGCGGCTCGGCGAGACCGGCGCGCTGCCCGCCCAGCGCCCGGCAGCCCCGACGCCGGATTCCGCGCCCGGGACCGAGTCCGGGACCGATCCCGCGCCCGGGCAGCCGCCCGTACAGCCCCTCGCCGCGCCCGCCCCGCCCGCGCTTCCCGCCGCCCTTCCCGAGCCCCAGTGGTGGGCGCGGACGGACGGGGACGACGACGAGGACGACGAGGACGACGAGGGCGGGGGCGACGGCGCGGCGGGCGGCGGTGGCGCCCGGCCGCCGCGGGTGTACCTCGCCGGCACGTGGAGCGACGGGCCGCACGCCTCGCGGGACGGGTCCCGTTCCGTGCCGGCGGGCGGCGGCGCGCTGCCCGCGCTTCCCGCCGGGTACACGGCGGCCGCCCCCGCGCCGCCGCCCGCATCCGTGCCCGCCCCGGGCGGCCCGCGGGGCGGCGCCGCGGTGTACCGGGGGCCGGTGACCCGGCTCGCCGCCGAGCGGGCCCGGCAGGCGCGGATCGCGGTCGTGGGCCCCGTCACCGAGCGCTGGGCGCCCGAGCAGGCGGGTCCGGTCCACGAGCACTGGCGGCTCGCCCCGCCCATCGGTCCGGCCACCGACCTCTGGGCGCTCGGCGCGCTGCTCTACCGGGCCGTCCAGGGCCACGCCCCGTACCCCGAGGACAGTGCCGCCGAGCTGGTCCAGCTGGTGTGCGCGGAACCCCCGGCGTTCGCCGAGGAGTGCGGTCCGCTGCGCCCGGTCGTGGAGTCGCTGCTGCACCAGGATCCGACCGAGCGGCCGGACTTCGAGGTGCTGAGCGGCTGGCTGCGTTCGCTGGTGCGCTCGGCGCCCGAACCGGAGGCCGGGACCGGTGTCGTGCCGCTGCCGTCCCCCGACGCCGCCCGGCTGCCCATCGTGCGCCGGCGCGGCGAGCTGGTGCGCCGGCGGCGCGGCGGCGCGGCGGGCGGGCGGCACCGGCACCGGCACGCGAAGGGCGCCGTGCCGCGCCAGGGCCGCGCGCACGACGACGCACCCGCCCACGAGGCCCCGTACGCCCGTCGTCCCGAGGACTTCCAGGACGACTTCCGGGACGACTTCCACGAGGAGATCCCGCAGCGCGCCGCGCGCACCACCGCCGCCCCGCGCACCTCGGGTTCCCCGCGTTCGCTCGGGCGCCTGCTGCTGCTCCTCATCCTCCTGCTGCTGGGCGGAGCCGTGGCGTACGCCGTGCTGGTCATGCCGGGCGAGGACGACGGGAAGGGGCCGTCCGCGACCCCGCCGCCGACCGGGAGCACCGCCCCGCCCGCCTCCGGGAAGCCGTCCACGACGCCGACGGCCGAGCCGACCCGGCCGTCCGCCACGCCCACCCGGACCACCGCTCCGCCGCCGGCCTCCGGCCCGGCGCTCGCCCCCGGCTACGTGCTGCGCAAGGACGCCGAGGGCTTCGAGGTCGGCGTGCCGCGCGACTGGCGGCGCAGCCCGATCAACGACGCGGGGCAAGTGCGCTACACGGGAGGCGACTTCACGCTGATCGTGGTCCCCGGCCGGGACACCGTCCGGGCGAACGGCGCGGACCCCATGGCGTACCAGCGCACGAAGGAGCGCGAGCTCCAGCCCTGGCGGGACTCCTCCTGGTCCAGCGCCTCGGGGCTGCGCCGGATCGACGTCGGCCGACAGGCCATGGCGGTCGGCCAGTTCACCTGGCAGGACAGCACGGGGCGGGAGGTTTTCGTCCGCAACCTGGCCCTGATCGAGGGCGGCCGTTACCACGTCGTGCAGGTCATCGGCCCGGAGAACGAGCGGGACAAGGTGTCGGAGATCTACGACCAGGCGGTGAAGGCCTACCGGGCGACGCGCTGA
- a CDS encoding serine/threonine-protein kinase, which yields MSEAEQSRDSGQDPRRDAAAGAATDGDRGAVPAARKADRDEAAQDAVRDEARDAPDPRGAVAAEDAVAAGSGAGARKGTDLTKKPGAARDAGAPAGSGSTDGAAPATGFGADVADVDAKRSARTGGRTGRADAASTEGRLLAGRYRLGVVLGRGGMGTVWRAVDETLGRTVAVKELRFPNSVDDDEKRRLITRTLREAKAIARIRNNGAVTVYDVVDEDDRPWIVMELIEGKSLADAVREDGTLTPRRTAEVGLAILDVLRSAHREGILHRDVKPSNVLIADDGRVVLTDFGIAQVEGDPSITSTGMLVGAPSYISPERARGHKPGPAADLWSLGGLLYAAVEGSPPYDKGSAIATLTAVMTEPVDPPKNAGPELEQVIYGLLAKDPDQRLDDAGARVLLRAVLDAPEAPPEPSPEQTRVVPLPPLPERPPVAPTAGREKPAREKTGDAADRVRGALNSVRNAAASAKPETERRPGTGAPDRPAQPRASITDVVPRRTLVIIAAVVVAALLGTILYVALGGGKDAADQGKGGNSGGTTASAGSNGGGSDPSTDTGTSSGGPSQQGGGDKPAATSGGQSGSTPSGTPGGGRTAGPQLPAGYVMVTNDRFNFRMAMPASFKLAAIAGVNSGGIFHAGGSGFPRVQVDFNDSPGDDAATAWKAAKAVVAATSNGYEHIGIREVAYKGYPTVADWEFSRNQNGMRVRVLNRGFKVDAGHGYSIMISCKADAWDAAECKTLRETAFATFSPKD from the coding sequence ATGTCGGAGGCGGAGCAGTCGCGGGATTCGGGGCAGGACCCCCGGCGGGACGCCGCCGCGGGAGCCGCCACCGACGGCGACCGGGGTGCGGTTCCGGCCGCACGCAAGGCGGACCGGGACGAGGCGGCACAGGACGCCGTGCGGGACGAGGCGCGGGACGCCCCGGACCCGCGGGGCGCCGTGGCCGCGGAGGACGCGGTCGCGGCCGGGAGCGGAGCCGGTGCGCGCAAGGGCACCGATCTGACGAAGAAGCCGGGAGCCGCGCGCGACGCCGGCGCCCCGGCCGGCAGCGGATCGACCGACGGGGCCGCTCCCGCCACCGGGTTCGGGGCGGACGTGGCGGACGTCGACGCGAAGCGCTCCGCGAGAACGGGCGGTCGCACCGGTCGCGCTGACGCGGCGTCCACCGAGGGCCGGCTGCTCGCCGGCCGCTACCGGCTCGGCGTGGTCCTCGGCCGCGGCGGCATGGGCACCGTGTGGCGGGCCGTCGACGAGACGCTGGGCCGGACCGTCGCCGTCAAGGAGCTGCGCTTCCCCAACAGCGTCGACGACGACGAGAAGCGACGCCTCATCACCCGGACCCTGCGCGAGGCCAAGGCCATCGCCCGGATCCGCAACAACGGCGCCGTGACCGTCTACGACGTGGTCGACGAGGACGACCGGCCGTGGATCGTCATGGAGCTCATCGAGGGCAAGTCCCTCGCCGACGCCGTGCGCGAGGACGGCACGCTCACCCCGCGCCGCACCGCCGAGGTCGGCCTCGCCATCCTCGACGTGCTGCGTTCCGCGCACCGCGAGGGCATCCTGCACCGCGACGTGAAGCCGTCCAACGTGCTGATCGCCGACGACGGCCGGGTCGTCCTCACCGACTTCGGCATCGCCCAGGTCGAGGGCGACCCCTCGATCACCTCCACCGGCATGCTCGTCGGCGCCCCCTCGTACATCTCGCCCGAGCGGGCCCGCGGCCACAAGCCCGGCCCCGCCGCCGACCTCTGGTCGCTCGGCGGACTGCTGTACGCGGCCGTCGAGGGCAGCCCGCCCTACGACAAGGGCTCCGCGATCGCCACGCTCACCGCGGTGATGACCGAGCCGGTCGACCCGCCGAAGAACGCCGGCCCCGAACTGGAGCAGGTCATCTACGGCCTGCTCGCCAAGGACCCCGACCAGCGCCTCGACGACGCCGGGGCGCGGGTGCTGCTGCGGGCCGTGCTCGACGCGCCCGAGGCGCCGCCGGAGCCGTCCCCCGAGCAGACCAGGGTCGTCCCGCTGCCCCCGCTCCCCGAGCGCCCGCCGGTGGCCCCGACGGCCGGCCGGGAGAAGCCGGCCCGGGAGAAGACCGGTGACGCCGCCGACCGCGTGCGCGGCGCCCTGAACTCCGTACGGAACGCGGCGGCCTCGGCGAAGCCGGAGACCGAGCGCAGGCCCGGCACCGGAGCGCCCGACCGGCCCGCGCAGCCCCGGGCCTCGATCACCGACGTCGTCCCGCGCCGGACCCTCGTGATCATCGCCGCGGTCGTGGTCGCCGCCCTGCTCGGCACGATCCTGTACGTCGCCCTCGGCGGCGGCAAGGACGCGGCCGACCAGGGCAAGGGCGGCAACTCCGGCGGTACGACGGCCTCGGCCGGAAGCAACGGCGGCGGGAGCGACCCGAGCACCGACACCGGCACGTCGAGCGGCGGCCCCAGCCAGCAGGGCGGCGGCGACAAGCCCGCCGCCACCAGCGGCGGCCAGAGCGGCAGCACGCCCTCCGGCACCCCCGGTGGCGGACGGACCGCCGGCCCGCAGCTGCCCGCCGGCTACGTGATGGTGACCAACGACCGCTTCAACTTCCGGATGGCGATGCCCGCCTCCTTCAAGCTCGCCGCGATAGCGGGCGTGAACTCGGGCGGCATCTTCCACGCGGGCGGCAGCGGATTCCCGCGGGTCCAGGTCGACTTCAACGACAGCCCCGGCGACGACGCCGCCACCGCCTGGAAGGCCGCCAAGGCCGTGGTGGCCGCGACCAGCAACGGCTACGAGCACATCGGCATCCGCGAGGTCGCGTACAAGGGCTACCCGACCGTCGCCGACTGGGAGTTCTCCCGCAACCAGAACGGCATGCGGGTCCGCGTGCTCAACCGCGGCTTCAAGGTCGACGCCGGACACGGCTACTCGATCATGATCAGCTGCAAGGCCGACGCGTGGGACGCGGCGGAGTGCAAGACGCTGAGGGAGACGGCGTTCGCCACGTTCAGCCCCAAGGACTGA